The genomic window CTCGCTGATTTCACCAAAGCTATTACAATTAATCCTCAGTTTGCTGGTGCTTACTACAATCGGGGTATTCTTTACAAAGAGCAGAAGAAATGGGATTTAGCACTTGTTGATTATACCAAAGCCATTGCGATTAATCCTCAGTTAGCTGAAGCTTACATCAATCGGGGTATTCTTTACAAAGAGCAGAAGAAATGGGATTTAGCACTCGCTGATTACACCAAAGCAATTAATATAAATCCTCATTCTGCTAGTGCTTACAACAATCGTGGTAATCTTTACAATGAGCAGAAGAAATGGGATTTAGCACTCGCTGATTACACCAAAGCAATTAATATAAATCCTCATTCTGCTAGTGCTTACAACAATCGTGGTAATCTTTACAATGAGCAGAAGAAATGGGATTTAGCACTCGCTGATTACACCAAAGCAATTAATATAAATCCTCATTCTGCTAGTGCTTACAACAATCGGGGTATTCTTTACAAAGAGCAGAAGAAATGGGATTTAGCACTCGCTGATTACACCAAAGCAATTAATATAAATCCTCAGTTAGCTCAAGCTTATTTAGGTCTATCATTCGTTTACTCTGAAAAAGGTGATAAACAGAAAGCTATTCAAAATTTACAGCAAGCAGCCCAACTTTTCCAAGCTCAAGGAAATACTACTAGTTATAATACAGTGATGAATTTCTTAAAAAAATTGCAACAATAAATATAATAATCTATTTAATTAATTACTCCTCGCTTATAAAACAGCCATATTAGACATAAAACATAGCTGATATAATAACTGTCTATGTTTGATAACGTCTGTCGCTTTTTAGCAGAGTCATTTTCCGCCGATTTCGCCACCTGGTTACTCGGTGAATCTGTTGCACTCACTCAACTCAGTCCATCAGAATTATCCCTCGAACCGATTCGAGCGGATGCTTTAATTCTGTTACAGTCAGATGAATTTGTCCTGCATATCGAATTCCAAACCGAACCAAAAGCCGACATTCCTTTTCGGATGACGGATTATCGGTTAAGGGTGTATCGCAAATTTCCCAAAAAGCGGATGCGTCAGATTGTGATTTATCTCCAACCCACCACATCCGAATTAGTGCAGCAAACAGCCTTTGTGTTAGAAAATACCCGTCATGAATTTGGAGTGATTCGTCTTTGGGAGCAACCCAGTGACATATTTTTAAACACTCCGGGTTTGTTACCGTTCGCAACCCTGAGCCAAACTGAGGATAAAACACGCACATTACAGCAGGTTGCAGAAGCTATTGAGCAAATAAACGACACCCGAATCCAAAATAATATTGCTGCGTCAACGGCAATCTTAGCTGGGCTAGTATTAAACAAGAAACTGATCAAAAGGTTATTACGGAGTGATGCTATGCGCGAGTCTGTAATTTATCAGGATATTCAGCAGGAAAAAGCTTTGGCGATTGTGACGCGACTACTTCGCCGTAAAGTTGGAACTGTTCCACCTGCACAGCTATTGAAAATCCAAGCTTTGGAATCAACGCAGTTAGATGATTTAGCAGAGGCTTTACTTGATTTTTCGAGTTTAGCAGATTTAGAAGCTTGGTTAGTGCAACATCAAGGTTAAGATTATTTTCAGTTTTGCTTCTGGGAGTGTAACCCAACAGGGAAAATTCTGGGTTTGGTTGGGTTTCACTCAGTTAGCGATCGCCCACCTTGAAAAATCTGTTCAGCAGTCAAGTTTTGGCGCAGTGTATCTATCCCGCCTCGGAATCAATTCCGAGTCTCATAGCGCAAGTCCTCTCAATAGGACTCAAAGAGAAATTCCATTTAGTCCACTTGAGTGGACTTTAGCTATTAGCCTAGAACTTAAGTTCTAGGCGGTATCAGGGTTCAGCATGAAAATGTTGGACTTGTGTGTATACTGTAGCCTTGTAGGAGAGAGGTCAAAACTGGGCTACACCGGAGAACCGCTATATGTTAATGCAAGCGGTTCAGTGTCTTCCACGTTGTCAAAACTCACGCAAAAACTAAACTTTTGTAACTAAATTTCCCTCCTGCGTAAAAACACAGTGCAGGTGCAGAAAAACAAATAGAAGCAATCAACAAGGTTGCATCACCCATAAAAATGATGTTTACAAGGGTTAAAATCATGTTGAAAAGAGTTGTTGCGTCTTTGGCTACATCCGTTGGTCTGTTAAGCCTGAATGTTAACGCTGCATTAGCAAAACCAGCCGTTGATTTTACATACCACAAAAGCTTTTATCCATCAAGTTGTAATATTACGATTAATCGTGAACTATTTAGCTGTAACTATGGAGTTATAGGTGCTTTCAATAATGGAACTGGTAATCTGAAACTATGCACTACAACCTATTGCTTGATTCTCATCCTGAATCGTACTCAATTGCAAAATATCGCAAATGGTAATGCTTTTTATATTAATCAAATTGCTTTGCAACAAGGAAATAGAATTACTAATGAATGGAATATGTCTATGAAATGTGCTATTAACGCAGATGCTCTGGGATGTCTGGGTAATTTAAGAAATGGGAGTAGAGTAGCAATTTATGCGGAGTAGGATATTAGGGGACAGGGGACAGGGGACAGGTGACAGGTGACAGTATTTCTGTATGGTGGGTATTGCTGGAAGTTTATTCAACAAAACGTAGGGGTTTAAATCCCAGGCTTCTATCAAGCCGCAAGTGTTGTGGCGGGGTCTAAATCCCCGTTACAACAGGTAATTGCGTTAGCGGAGCGGGGCGTTAGCCCATTGCGTTAGCGGAGCGGGACGTTAGTCCATTGCGAATTGCGAATTGCGAATTGCGAATTGGTTTTATACTTATTAATAATGGTGCAAGTCATCAGTTAAAACTTTGCATAAATATGGACAAGTAACCCGAATTGATAATATAAATTTTTGCTGGGGTAGGAGTGGTAAAAGCATGAATAAGTTAGTCGTCCTCACGTTGGATGGTGACTTCCCTGAGGGGTTTCGCGTTAGTCTAGAAATTGGTGAAGATGGTTCTTACCCTGATGTTGAGCTAAATGACAACGCATTAAAATTACCGTCTCTTCCTACCCTACCTCATATCTATCAAGAGTGGTCTAATAGTTATCGTAGTCTGGATGGATACCGGATTAAACCAAAAAAAAACCAGATTACTAATGTTAAGTTTCAAGCTTTAAAACAAGAATGTCACGCGCAAACGGATATTCTTAAACAAAAATTTATTACTTGGTTACAAGCAGAATCGTTTCGCACGATTAAAGAAGTCTGCTTAACACATTTAAATATTACTGACGAAGTGCGCGTAATTATTCGCACGAATGAAACTCAACAGCGAAAATTACCTTGGCATTTATGGGATTTATTTGAGTCTTACCTTCATGCAGAGGTGGCTTTTAGTTCTTTGTCATCCCAAAGATTTCAAAAAAGCCTACGCCTAAATACTCGCATTTTAATTATCTTGGGTAATAGTGAGGGGATTAATGTTAAAGAAGATGAAAAACTACTCAAAAAATATTGCCAAGCAGCCGAAATAGTTGTTTTAGCTGAACCAACACCCGCAGAACTTAACCAATATCTCTGGGATGACACAGGCTGGGATATGATATTTTTCTCTGGTCATAGTCGCACAGAATCGGCAAAGGGGAGAATTTTTCTTAACCGCACTGATAGTTTAACGATGGATGAGTTGCGGTATGGACTGCAAACCGCCGTCACCAAAGGGTTACAGTTGGCTTTTTTTAATTCTTGTGATGGTTTAGGAATTGCGGCTGAGTTAGAAAGTCTGCATATTCCGCAAATCATTGTGATGCGCGAACCAGTACCAGATAAGGTAGCAAATCAGTTTCTCAAGTATTTTTTAGAAGAGTTTACTAAGGGAAAATCTTTTTATAAGTCTGTTAATATTGCGCGCAAAAAATTACAGGGTTTAGAAACAGAATATCCTTGTGCGAGTTGGTTGCCTGTAATTGTCCAAAATTTGTTATCAACACCTCCTACGTGGCAGAGTATGGGGACTGTAGCTAAATGTCCCTATCGTGGGTTAGCGGCTTTTCAAGAAGCAGATGCAGCCTATTTTTATGGACGAGAAACGGTGACTCAGCAGTTAGTAACTGCGGTGAAGCAAAAAAATTTAGTAGCCGTTGTTGGGGCTTCGGGGAGTGGGAAGTCTTCTGTGGTGTTTGCGGGGTTAGTTCCGCAACTGAAGCGAGATAAAAGTCATCATTGGCAGATTGTGTCTTTTCGTCCTGGGAATAATCCGTTAGAATCTTTAGCGATCGCACTTTCTCAGGAAATAGGAAATAGAGAAAGGCTACAAGAGTTAGAATTGGAGGTGGAGTTGAGAAATAGCGATGTCTGCGACGGGCTACGCCTACGCACCTTACAAAACTTCTTAGAGTCTAGCATTATAGCCTCACCCAAATCTCATATAGTTTTAATAGCTGACCAATTTGAAGAACTCTACACTCTTTGTCAGGATGCTGAGGAACGCAGAATCTTTTTAGATCAT from Nostoc sp. UHCC 0870 includes these protein-coding regions:
- a CDS encoding Rpn family recombination-promoting nuclease/putative transposase, yielding MFDNVCRFLAESFSADFATWLLGESVALTQLSPSELSLEPIRADALILLQSDEFVLHIEFQTEPKADIPFRMTDYRLRVYRKFPKKRMRQIVIYLQPTTSELVQQTAFVLENTRHEFGVIRLWEQPSDIFLNTPGLLPFATLSQTEDKTRTLQQVAEAIEQINDTRIQNNIAASTAILAGLVLNKKLIKRLLRSDAMRESVIYQDIQQEKALAIVTRLLRRKVGTVPPAQLLKIQALESTQLDDLAEALLDFSSLADLEAWLVQHQG